The Hordeum vulgare subsp. vulgare chromosome 4H, MorexV3_pseudomolecules_assembly, whole genome shotgun sequence genomic interval GATCGGACGGTCCCGGTCACGAGGATGGCTAAGTGGGCCTAATGACTATGTAGaataggctaggtggggaagagagggaggtttgtgGCCCGACAACGAGATTTTAAAACACTGAAAAACGTgtgacgataaaccgatgacagTGCCGCTACTGTCGACCgtttgggtatcaaacggactccgattgcgatgaaatttggcacgcaGCCTATCTACACTAtactaagaccgcacgtcaagtttgaacccaatctgagaatattttccggacactttaaaaacaatatcttatcaatgtcgtgggcgcgtgcatgtgtggttggtctcaaaacagtCAACGGCAATAAGGGAGAGAACCCACTACTAATaccggatgcaagttttaaagcTGGCGACAACGAAGtaccgatgcaatgtggatgatgtgcatgatgcgatgacgaaTCCAACAGACAAACGAATCGCACggcacaacggaataaaaggggaatcttctcgagcgtcggtcttgggctatcacaactctcctacactaacaagagatctcgccccgtgaTCTAGGCATGAAGAGGGGAAGAGGAAtagaaagagcaagaggtaaaactaatCGCATCATTGACAGACGAGTGACACCAACGATCTTTGAAGTTTGCAAAGAgatgaatgatatgagaaacaaggaagAAATCACACAaatttttggcagcacttcggtaggaaagagggAAAAAATTGATAAGATGCAAAGATCTTGCAAAGATTCACAAAAAACCAATACATTGGAAGAAATAGAGCAACATCGCAAATCCTCCGGAACaaggaatagaaactagatcattgggaagaaagaatgaagaagagaatgacaactactattacAATTGAATTTTACAAGCAAccttacaagaagaattgaaggaagttgttggaaaacaaacaacgaaaagaacaagcttgttgtggacttatgaaaaGCATCTCAAAATAATAAGTTGCCAAATAGCCACTGACGGAACAGGGATAGCTTGGGAGCAATAAGATAAGAAAACTCCTTGCACAAAGAGGATACATGGAGAAGTTGGATTAatcacaagcaccatgatagcaacaatccgtagaaaaaactttaggtgaagtctaaaccaaggtagctcaatgaagaaatcatgggttgaaaagatCTGATAACCAAAGAATTGGTTGGTTTAAATATATCATTCTtaaaacaaattctcttcgagactcctccagtaACAAGAACATTATaacccacctcaaaggataaaggagggagaATTGCACTTAAATACGCAAGATAAGGAATACTTGAACACCTTAAACTAGAATCTTGaaaaacaccttgagaatgaagagatcataatccACCCAAGAGAAAAACTTGAGTgaagcaccagaataattgagagacgaatgaagagacaacaattgagaagaatttgagaatcaaagttgaaagctgagactaaaacaatcttctgaaatgatggccttcagaggatcgagaaaagaaaacaactctgaaatgcactagatagatatggaaggaattactcatgatcgagaacaattcaagatgacaacacaaagctgaaatgatgaatcttcaagagaatggaccaatattgagagaaacactccttcggtcttccaatctgaaaatgatgaggacaacaccaccaagaattactgagacactccggaataatgaagaatgaaaggttgcgcGAAAGATGAGAATAATTTTGAAGCAATCTAggagagaaggaatatgactgatggaaatcatactaatgtcacacttgaaaagattAGAGATCTTCTGGAAAGATTAGaatagccaggtaagatcctgggaaaaaactATAGGTTATGTGCACAGTCAAAAgaaacaccgttgaaaagattgttcaaaaagagagatattgcactcgtataactgaaaacttgacgaggttgggatcctcgaaataattgaaaggattgagaacaagaaacttctgagatatcttcaacacttcggatagaaaagagagagcTAAATGGATAAGAAAGATTGaatgagaatttccaacacaaaAATCATATAGGAAGAAAAGTATATGATGTACACcgagagcttgaattgaattcactggAAAAGAGAACATCAGTGAAGAAATAATGAACTTGAAACTCCTGaggatcttcacaatgaatcatcggaTACAACACgtaagagaagatagcggaagcaacaatgaaatgtaatgcacttggatgataattgaatcactcaagaaaaaggggcgggagggcgggaaaaacaagacaacggggagaggatagaattcacctaaagagaagcacaccagttgagaagaattgacatgacgactctggttgggaagaattgaaaagacctcttgattgagcaaaaaaattgcattcccataaaaatatgagaacaactcttggaaagatatgaattcaccacttgaactGGAAGCAACTCGACTTACCATACTACAACAAAACAAAAGATGAGGCTTAAGGCTCAATCCGGAACAAATTCGTGACagagatttcgtctgatattttcatggacaggatcgcacgggctctatcgtacagtagccatcatgtacaaggcagtgcacacgacacacgaagcgtccccaagtcgtagctagctacaaggactctttaagacacaactggaaccgttgtaagacaaccctgaacaaacgaatccactagatgtcgaatcccaacctcacatcatgcatttgttggaagataggCCTATAACTAACTACTTgacttcccacctaagaactttcaaaatttatggtcatgcaattgggtccacggatacaaggagaaattcatcacttaactcctagcatctaactcgtccagtgtatcacatccatcaacgcaTAAACAGAATtttggaaactcatctatctcagatcctcataatcacaacgatactaagtatggagaTACATCCGGGCCTacttgcaccagtactagggaagccagactcctctcgcaaCTACcaatattgaagcaatttcgaacatccttcattctgagatactaagaaatccgaATGATagcaatgtgctcaagaatcccgtggatctcaactccccggaagaattcAAGTTAGACAgggggcaccaagatagaacttcgtcacatcggtatgatatagattccaaaaatatccgggtgatcctaaaaaaaattgattgAGAAGAGGAGTGGAATTTAAATtcttatgtcaagattcctcattagagcatagaagaggagaaaaaagaatcctactccccgatatataactagactcaaagctatttttcactagactcgacttggccaagttcaatcaatcaagggggctcctcggTCTGTACTactatgataccaacttgtaaagtccaagatgtgatcctatccttattttggtgtgagggcctcgacagggatagaaacgcatctcgtcgtttcgcaagaatggatatcattacaagtacatgtactgaaaagatgagtataaggagttggcttacattcgccacaagctacatcaatatcacttcaatacaacaatatacagtcatcatgaagaagagcagggtccatctacggacgaaaaaatgataaaagaacgacgtccatccttgctaaccaaggctgtcggcctagaacccatcctcggtcgatgataaagaagaagaagaaactccaaatagcacaattagcgcgctcacgtcaaagtaactctttacctgtacctgcaactggtgttgtagtaatctgtttgccacacggactcagcaatctcatttccaaaggaatcaagactagcaatgcttaatgggtgaggtatggttaagtggtgaggctacatcaagcggctaagcatttatttggtggataacttacgagtacaagaataaaagaaggggatgatctacacatagcggacgtgaactactaatgatcaactgaatgatcctgaacacctacttatgtcagacataaccccaccgtgtccttagtCGGAGAAAGGAACTCACAAGAgaggcagtcacggttatgcacacagatggtatattttaattaagttcacttcacgtcgtctagaaccggatgttaaaaaaattTCCATgtcgccacataaccgcgggcatggctttttgaaagatttaacctgcatgggtgctccaactagtccatcgcagagtaccacacgctgcgacggaatgatcttgattacagaaactcgtgatttcctcaggttcctattggaaaagctgaacctcgagataacccaaagcatactcggaatccctcgcacaagacgctcgagaaaggtaaaacaagacgAGCAatgtcgcccgacgtgtcgatagtccagataagagccacgtatcttgtTACTagggcacaatcggatgagcACATCAtagagtggcctgatagaaatcacccgagttgccccgggttggccccgcagacGACTATGTTTAGGACCAGCACTATCATCACTGGCCCTCCGTGTATTATGTTGATTTACTCCCcgggtagtgctaactccctatgtttttagTATTAGCAGGTTtaatatgttgggaaaatatagtaccaatattgggccttgccaaacgagttttatccccataacaaccccaagcatgttaggagcgctcatttatggaacataacaacggtagccgaaactaaggcggcaaaggtggaacaaaacaccgggctagaaaggccaagccttccaccttttaccaattatagaggtgcattaatttaaatagcattaataaggtgatataacaaggaacccatgttttcacatggaagtaactgcacctgcaactagcaacgctatcaaacgGATGAGCATGTGGTAACATAGACAAACAAGGTTTTCTCGGTAGTGGAaagattagaggttttcatggccatgttgggaggatgatatttaacggGTGCTAGGCAACGAGATATAcgatagaaatgaaacaactagcatggaaatgatagtaatgatatctagggaaatggtcatcttgcctgagatccctcttggaagaagaaatgACTCcgcgaagcagacgaaccgacatagtcgaacggatcctcacattctgacacgcttgtggaactctatcgagacaaaacaaaacagaaacaaggTTGAACACATGCTAACACCACGACAaaagcacgatatgatgcacaccctaatatgaagcATGATCGGTTtacaatatgcaaggcatggcacgcaATTTACtacagtcaaacgctacacattaagtgaagctcaacatgcaacgagttgcatattgacgaaactccacgtttaattatttagttcactcccgtttatttccagaacaatattaaatgttgttaacatggcaacgggtgaagcacaaataagctacctatataggcattttaaatgaggtcagaaacgacatatagcatctccaaactgACGCCACACTCAGGCTGTAGGTGGATATGGGAATAAATGGGATTAGTGGGTTCATCCCACTTAAATTGATTAATTGAGCTCCCACTGGACAGAGAAAAAAATAAGTGGGCTAACCCTATTAGCCCACTGGAGTCCCACCTATCCACCAACCCCATCCCTCAAGCCTTCCAGCCTACGCAGGAGGCGTCGCGGCTGTGTCGCCGATGGTTGACTCCCACCGCCGCCGCTCGACGGACGATGCCGGTGAATCCCTTCCTCATCCGCCTCCAAGTCAGGCCCCTAGCTCGCCGGCAGCGCCAACCCCGACCCTTGGGTCGCCGACAGCCCGAACTACGACCCACGGGTTGTCGGCAGCCCGAACCCCGACCCACGGGTTACCTGCTGCCCCAACCCCGACCAGAACCTCGGCGCCCAAGTCATCGATAGTAGGTATTCCGTGAGATTGAAGAAATCGCTTGCCTCTTTCTTGGCCTGATTGGTGCGGGTTTGTTGTTGTGGAAGCAGCATCAGCAATTGGTTTGTCTAgtgcttcttcttttttcctttttagttaAAAAGAATCAAAGAGGGACGTCCCGTGGGAGGGAAATCAGGTAGAAAAATAGCATGCACATATGCGACATATGGATGGTGCGGCGCCATTCCTTTTGGAGATTTCTTTTTTTGCTTCCCCTTACCTTAGATTTTCTTCTTTCTGGAATGTGCGCCTTTTGGCAGTTCGAGCCGTTCGTTTCTCTTGTGAGAAATCCAGATATTTAATAAGAGAAAGCCCGTTGGTTGTTTCTGTAAATAATAACGGTGGTCTCTATTGATTGCTCAAAAGCCAGGAACTACCCCCGGTTTCAAGTTTCCACTTATGCTTATAGATAATAATGGAAGAACAAGGTTGCGAGTTCTTGCTGTTATTGTTAGGGGTGATGGATAATTACCATGCGGCCCATTGCCACTATTCTTTGCTGAGTTTGATCGTTGTTAATCGTTATCGGTCTGTGTTGGATACGTTTATTTGACATCCTGCATCTTTATGGGATTCTATGGATGCTAGTCATGTGACATCTAACATGTGAACTGTATGATTTTGATGTACACTGTCATGCCAGTTTATATTAGCCATGCCTCATATTTAGTCTCTGTTTGATCATTGGTAATGTTTAGTGGTCCAAGATGCATATTCTGTTACTTGTAGTTCTAGTGTGTTTCTACAGGATTCTGTTTCTTGTAGTTATAGTGAActttgaattgtgttttcttgatgACATTGAAGTAGATGTCTGTAGGAGGTTTGTTTGtagccatatatatatataagttgaaatttatttattttaccatCTTATGAAAATTTTATAATTGGTTTTCTATAGATTTATTGTTCTACCATCTTATAGATTTATTATTCTACCATCTTATGAACATTTTCAGATCTTGAGGACCATAAGGGTAGTACTGAGCTCTTGCGTGCTATAAAAATTGAGAAGGCTAGTGGCCCGGATCTTTAGAGTACAAGGGTAGGAAAAGGAAGCGGAGTAGACAGAGAAGCAACGAGCATCATGGGGAACACGAAGAAATTAACAAAGTCGTCATGAAGCCGTCGATGTCCAGGAAAAAGAGAAAGGTAAAAATTATCACACTACTTTATCATGAAGGCGCTGATGTTCAAGAAATAGAGATGCATTTTTTAATCATGACAATTTTTCTCTCCCAGGCTAGTGAAGGAAAGTGCACTAATCCAAAGAGCAAGAGAAGGCTGAATAAGGATAAGCAGCCATCACCTGGATCTTTACCTATTGAGAAGAATAAGCAGCCATCACATGGATCTTTACCCATTGAGAAGAATAAGCAGCCATCACTATCCAAAAAGGTGGTAAGATCTCCAGTCCTTAACAATGTGGTAATGTCATTCTTAGCAAGAAGGGAAAAAAGGCTAAGTCACTAGCAAGCTCCCCTTCACATCCTTCACTTCTAGCTCTGTCACCAAATGTAGAAAACTTTGGTTCACGCAGACCACGAAAATTAAATTCCAAAATTTGGAATGAGGTAGAACCGATATATGTTGATGGAATGCTTTCACAAGGTCGTTGCACTCATTGGAACCAATTCTTTCCTACCTCGAAAAAGACAGGGACAAGTCATATCCTTAAAAATTTGGGGGTATGTGAGGAAAAAACTAAAATGGATGGTATGGTTGCCAAGATTCGAACTGATAGTGCAATTAATCTTGATTGGAAGTTTGACCAAGGGCGTGCACGTAGAGCACTGGTAAAGTTGATTGTACTACATGAATTACCTTTTACTTTTGTTGAGTACCCTGGCTTTAGGTCCTTTGTTAAGACTTTGAATCCATGGTTTGATGTGGTATCTAGGGCAAAAATTAAAGAGGATTGCATTGCTTCATATCATAGGCACAAAAATTAAATTCAAGCATTCTTTAGCAGTCTAAATTCCCGAGTATGACTAATGGGTAACATGTGGACGTCAAATCAGAAACTGGGTTACTTTTGCATAACCGCCCACTATATTGATGACTCGTGGACTCTGCAAAGCAAACTAATCCGATTTTGCCTCTTGGAAACCCCCACACAATGCCCATAACATGTTTGACATGGTGCAAAAGAGCTTGAGAGAGTGGAACATTGAAGAGAAAATCTTCAGCTTTACCCTGGACAATGCACGAGTCAATACCTCAATGGTtggccacttgagaaagaagttggTAGATAGGTATCTTCTCCATCATAGTGGAAAATTATTGCATGTTAGATGTGCTGCGTATATACTGAATCTTGTGGTGCAAGATGGGCTAGATGCAATGGCTTCGGTAGTTGATCGAATCGGAGAATCAGTGCAGTATGTCAAAAGTTCGCAAGGTAGAATGGAGCGATTCGATGAGATGATTGCGCAAGTGGGACTTGCTTGTAAAAACCACCCTTCGGTAGATGTGCCTACAAGATGGAATTCAATGTACCTTATGCTTGAATCATCATTGCCATTCAGAGCAGCGTTTGAATCCTTGAAAGAACCCGACAAAGATTATAAATTCGCTCCTTCAGCTAGTGAATGGGAGATGGCTGAAGCTATTTTCCATCTCTTGGGCGCTTTCGGGTAGGACATATCCCACCTCTCACCTTTACTTCTACGAGGTCTGGAATGTGAAGCAAATAATGGAGAAAGAAGTCTTGAGTGAAAATCCTACCATTATTTCCATGGTGAAAGAGATGGAGAAGAAGTGGATCAAATATTTTGAGGAGTCATTCTTAGCAAGTTGTGTGCCAGTAATTTTTGATCCAAGGTACAAATATGAATATGTTGACTTCCGATTGACTGCAAGATTTGGTGATGACGCCGAGAAATAGCTTACCCTAGTACACAGTGCGATGAAGATCCTATTTTCCATATATGCATCTGAACTTGAAAACACTTGTGATAAAGGTGATGAGCTTGCAGAGGAGGATGTCGAGGGCACTCTGGATGATTGGGATAAGCATTTGAGGTAGAAAAGATCTCACAACTCGAATGAGCTGCAACGATATCTTGAAGAAGAGTTGTTTCCTCGTCGACAGAACTTGAAGTGGTGAGAAATCCACTCCCCAAAGTATCCAGTGCTTGTGACTATAGCGCGAGACATATTGACAGTGTGAGCATCTACAGTGCCTGCGAAGGCTGCATTCAGCAATGCTGGAAGAGTCATCACTGAACATAGAAGTAGTTTGAGCCCGAGTACCGTTGAGACGCTGATGTGCCTCGAGGATTGGCTTCGGTCAGCCGGTAAtatgtttttaattatttttacgTACTTTATTGAATATTATCCTTGATGAATGTTTCATTTTAAATGCCTCTGATATTCTAGATAGCCAAAAGGTGGAACTAACAGTCGGAGACCATGGTGGTGATCAAGATGTTGCTGGAACCACCTAGGTAATTTTTCCATGTTGCCTTTAATTCTCATGTACTAGATTAACTTTTGAAGGATGGCTACATGTATTAATCTGTAAACTGGACTGTTCTCAGAGTTCTGGAGCAGTCAACTGTCAGCATCAGAATGATCCATGGCTTCTTTCAACATATATGAAGTTTCAGGGAAGTGTAGCTTCAGATAATCATCATTGAAGATTTTGCTATCCTAGTAGATAATCTTGAATCATTTTGAATGTTCAAGATAATGCCCATGTACGATCCAGGTAGTAGTTATGATTAAATTACACTTCATATAATCATCGTGTTGCTTCCCGCATTGTCGCCAACCTGGTCGTAGTTATGATTAAATTACACTTTCAGGGTGATAATGCCCATGTACGATCCTGGTTGTAGCTTCAGATAAGCATGATTCAAAAAGTGGATAATAGTCGTACATGTTGTATACATTTAAAAAGTGGGAACCCACTTGATCCCACTTAACCCACTTAAATTTTAGTCGATTGTTGGCTATAACCCACCAAAACGTGTTGGAATTAAGTGGGATGTGGTGGGACTCACGCTATTAGTCCCACCTGCAGCCTGACCCCACACGCCAgctttgtaatctgtccagatttgtcctaatcacattttatgtttgttaaacagcaaaaaagtggttcacgtcattctactcgtcgttctggtccatttacatatatggctcatgtccaacggagctacggttcactaGTTATGAATTAAACCATTTTTAACATGGCGACATGCAAACCGAAGCAAACAACATGGCTAACttatttaaatatgcatgagattcGGAAAATATTAATGTACtcaaaattctacacgttttataTATCTAACTTATTCCGATACGACACACGGTTTGAAAACTGcaggcgtttgaaaatatgcttGTTTTGCTGAAATTAATAAATCCGCAAACCTAAAAAAACTGAACGGGCCGAAATCCGCTACAGGCTGAAACAGGGGCATGGCGCAAGTTAACAAAAACACGTGCGGGGCGGGGAATAGGGGCTGATCACCCATCGGCTATCGGGACGACCTGGTGGAGAGGCAGGCCGAAGTTAGAGCTGGGCCGGCTCGCGGGTTGGGTCGTGGGAGGCGAGGAGCTTGCTGTTGGGCCTCGGGCAGAGGAGCAGAGTCCTCCTCGTCTCTGCTACGACTGAGCACGAGCAGGGCGAGCCTATGGCGGGGCCCAGCCACGACGAGTCTAGGAGGCGGGGCTAGGGTGGAGAGGAGGTGGGGGATGGGTTCCCTGACGATGGATCCGAGCGCGAGGCCGCCGGATCAAGAGCGGGGCGGCGCGAGCGAACGAAACATGGCGGCGGGCTGGTGCTTTGCAATGGAGGCGGGGTGTGGCGGCTTCCTGCGGGAATGGGTACCGACGGGCGGCGGCGGTAGGGGCTGCAGGCTTCAGCCACTGGCGGGGCTCCGTCGAGGCACATTCCGATGGCGGGGAATGCTCCGGCGAGGCTGAATCCGGCGGTGCAGCACAGGAGTTTctcgggggctcctcccctcggGCAGAATCTCGGGGAAGCTGGCGGCGACTGGTGTTGGCCCGGATTGGGCCCGGGCGGGCCAGATATGGTTCCAGCGGCTCGGATCGACTGGAGGAGGTTGGACTGGTTGTCCGGTAGCTAGGGTTTTGCACGAGAATCGAGGTGGGGTGGTTTGGTTATCTAAATTAGGCACGGAGGTTGTTCAAATAGGcatgggggctagggttagcagttttTCCATCCGATTTCAACAGCGCGATCGAGGTCAGACGGTCCCGGTCAtggggattgctaagtgggcttaATGATGTGTAGcataggctaggtggggaagagagggaggtttgcggcccggcaacgagattttacaacaccgaaaaacgtttgacgataaaccgatgacggtgccactATGGTCGACTGTTCGGTATCAAACGGActgcgattgcgatgaaatttcgcacgcggcctacctacaataTATTAAGACCacacctcaagtttcaacacaatCCGTGAATATTTTCCGGACACCTTTAAAAATAATATCTTATCGATGCTGTAACACCTTgtttttaactctcctgactgatTTAACTTCtcccaaaaattaggaccaataaaaatttttgtgaatgcttgtgatgcttgaagtgattattgtttgtttgcttgcttgtaatgcttgtgtttgattctcaataaatCATGTTATTCTCCAGACTCGGCTCCTTGACCGAAACTCCTGCCTAACGATCATActatgtgtttaggaccaaaattattttttaccaaatattattttcaccaaaaagcatttctttgaattaagctttcataacccgtgagatgggatttgtactacaagttcgcaaactagggaatttattttgcatgcattattttatttaaaacccactacaaaatggcttcccaaaaccacaatattattattttactattttatttaaatgccttcctggaaggtcagaaatggtctcttatgaaggaaaattatttttattgatttaaaaaatttgagaaaatttagggaaactgagtggacatacatattccatatatatgagtttcagcacatggtcatgttcaaaatattgggcgaaccccttcaaaacccttcctccctatttcaagcttttggaatatttctattaaaataatattctcaattaattcttgtaaaattccagcatgtcacctatgatatatgtgatgatcttgccaagtttcatcttaaTACAAGTTGATTTAATTCCCCTAAATATCCTAAAACCttatctgtccacatccaaatttgagcaactctacattgtcaagtgtctccaattgtgctcacatTTGGTGGACTTGTtctcatactccaataatgcatccacaccaagtggtgcatcaaggagaatagaagaacttgtcccaagcccctcaaaactctCTTTGTTGGTTTCTGACTGTGGTAACCTTTATGTTAtacagtttctccaattgacctcaaactttttaggcatgccttaatgctcaaataatgcccccacaccaaatattggatttgtggaaattcatttgaatagttttgtaagaagaaagccatttttgcccatttcatgggttttcaaagtctacattggaaaccttctccaccaaatctcaaatttggtgttcaagcctattttcatctattattttatACTGTTAAGTTTTATATCAATTGAAGTCCAGCTGGTAGctctgacactcatcaaacaccttgtgtgcactcaccaaattggctcctttgaccccttccacttttatccgtcagctcaactttctaccacagatctatatagttacattttacctcgagtAGCATTTCCatgacctctggtcaattatgggcgagaggctccatgtaactacttctcatttcacccttggatcaccaATTTTACCCTTCTTGCTCCACTTctacttaagccaaagccccatctctttccagagggtccctagcatcccaaggaatcatttcaaaccaagatatggcatgctcatgtaggaaaaatgagcaccacatctacaagttgaattgtggctgaaatgtagctttgtacagcaagtactagctaccctcctttgCTTGAGCAAAAACTTTGCTgtggtgtagtccttccataccagatgctgcTAGACATGGTTTTACCCCAAGTTTTCCCCTCTGAAAACCACCTTTGCCAGCCCCAAGTTTCCTGCTGAAATCTTAACCACAACCAATGCCAATTCAATCCAGCTCCAATTTGGTCCAAACTCCACCAGCGCATCGTGGcacacatgccttgcatgtttgacaccttgctcTGGCCAGGGGTGGCCTTGGATACGTAgaaggggtggtgaccaccaccctggcttgcaatatgggtgctctgcaccttgtgtcTTTCCTCCATGCCGTTTCTAGCCGAATCAAGTTGTCTCACTATGTCACAACCTTTCCTTTTGACCGTTCCAAAAGCTTCCACCCTCTAGCTAGCTTCCAAGCTCCCTCTGGGgcgcgtggcatccatgcaccaggaGCACCCGAGAGCTATCGATCCctccctcttccttccctagtCTTATCTCCTCTCCATGAGCCTCTCTGGCTCCCActcggctcctcctccctcccagcAATCTCTTGAGCTCCCTCTCTTCCTCTTGagctctctctcctcctccatggccagcTATGGCCGAAGCTCTCCGCCGGGAGGAGCTGCAAAACTCGGGCAACgccaggctccccctctcccttgaGACTTCCCCGAGCACCC includes:
- the LOC123446304 gene encoding uncharacterized protein LOC123446304 codes for the protein MKPSMSRKKRKASEGKCTNPKSKRRLNKDKQPSPGSLPIEKNKQPSHGSLPIEKNKQPSLSKKVMSLQRRMSRALWMIGISI